The following coding sequences are from one Oncorhynchus kisutch isolate 150728-3 linkage group LG23, Okis_V2, whole genome shotgun sequence window:
- the st6galnac4 gene encoding alpha-N-acetyl-neuraminyl-2,3-beta-galactosyl-1,3-N-acetyl-galactosaminide alpha-2,6-sialyltransferase: MKSQRFHWICLVIVTLSVLLWYVHMTRSDGSNSMVNIGLQGYLRITPGRRDQFLKMHCRQCALVSSSGQMQGASLREEIDQMGCVIRMNNAPTLGYERDVGSRTSLRVVSHTSVPLLIKNESYYFRHSADTTYVFWGPERNMRQDGKGRVFNALMKMATKYPQVKIYMVTREKIQYCDSVFQNETGKNRMNSGAFLSTGFFTMILAMDMCDSIHVYGMIDDNFCSRADHSVAPYHYYEGSRMDECRMYRMHEHASRGGHRFITEKAIYARWALHHRVEFKHPSWNLQERKHDP; the protein is encoded by the exons ATGAAGTCTCAG AGGTTCCACTGGATTTGTCTAGTTATTGTAACACTGTCAGTGTTGTTATGGTACGTCCACATGACCAGATCAGATGGGTCCAACAGCATGGTCAACATTGGTCTCCAAGGATACCTCAGGATCACCCCTGGCAGGAGGGATCAG TTTCTGAAGATGCACTGCCGCCAGTGTGCCTTGGTGTCCAGCTCGGGCCAGATGCAGGGGGCAAGTCTCAGAGAGGAGATTGACCAAATGGGGTGTGTGATCCGCATGAACAACGCCCCCACGCTGGGCTATGAGAGAGACGTAGGGAGCAGAACCAGTCTGAGGGTCGTATCGCACACCAGTGTTCCCCTGCTGATTAAAAACGAGAGCTATTACTTCAGGCACTCTGCGGACACCACCTACGTGTTCTGGGGTCCTGAGCGGAACATGAGGCAGGATGGGAAAGGGCGTGTTTTTAATGCCTTGATGAAGATGGCCACGAAGTACCCGCAGGTCAAAATATACATGGTGACTCGGGAGAAGATCCAGTACTGTGACAGTGTTTTTCAGAACGAGACAGGGAAAAACAG AATGAATTCAGGTGCTTTTCTCAGCACTGGTTTCTTCACCATGATCCTGGCCATGGACATGTGTGACAGTATTCACGTCTATGGGATGATCGACGATAACTTCTGCAG CCGTGCCGATCACAGTGTTGCTCCTTACCACTACTACGAGGGAAGCCGGATGGACGAGTGCCGCATGTACCGGATGCACGAGCACGCAAGTCGTGGCGGCCATCGCTTCATTACCGAGAAGGCCATCTATGCCCGATGGGCCTTGCACCACAGGGTGGAGTTCAAACACCCTTCCTGGAACCTGCAGGAGAGGAAACATGACCCCTGA
- the miga2 gene encoding mitoguardin 2 isoform X2: MSIRRAEGMSIAQALAMTVAEIPVFLYSTFGQSIFSQLKLSPSLKKVLFATALGSVALALTAHHMKRRGRKRKQATAVKDEQKQVGIPEALIRSGRPSSLRRGGPFPGRQMMSPSTRSNETMSGISSLAPSKHSSSSHSIASMRVPTSPNQSANPSTPWEAEPVEEESGAMGDANAENLYIIGMELFEEALQKWEQALNIRHHTHSNASKASTSLALEGAAACPNLPTSESRNKVFAEKLETLLHRAYHLQEDFGATIPPDSLLADFESEGTLILPNLESRMREDDATTITSDDSFFSAAELFDNLSLEVCQPLKPAALYDEAVSLVQNGSVPCRELRTELLECYGDQDFLAKLHCVRQAFQVLLLDETHRTFFMETGKQMITGLMTKANKSPKAFLETYEDMLLYTQREETWPVSRMELEGRGVVVMNFFDIVLDFILMDAFDDLESPPSSVVAVLRNRWLSDSFKETALATACWSVLKAKRRLLMVPDGFISHFYAISEQVSPVLAFGFLGPRQHLSEVCTIFKQQIVQYLKDMFDHDKVRFTSAQSLAEDILSLSHRRSDILLGYLGIDSLLEPNGALPQGDTEPGPSPSNHH; this comes from the exons ATGTCAATCAGAAGAGCAGAAGGGATGTCCATCGCCCAGGCCTTGGCCATGACTGTGGCCGAGATCCCCGTGTTTCTCTACTCCACCTTTGGGCAG TCCATATTCTCTCAGCTGAAGCTTTCTCCTAGTCTGAAGAAGGTGCTGTTCGCCACAGCTCTGGGGAGCGTAGCCCTGGCCCTCACCGCCCACCACATGAAGAGACGCGGCAGGAAACGGAAACAGGCAACAGCTGTGAAAGATGAGCAGAAGCAGGTGGGAATACCAGAGGCGTTGATCCGGTCAGGGAGACCGTCATCTCTGAGGAGAG GTGGTCCGTTTCCCGGGCGACAGATGATGAGCCCCAGCACACGGAGCAATGAAACCATGAGCGGCATCTCTTCACTGGCTCCCAGCAAACACTCAAGCTCCTCCCACAGCATAGCCTCT ATGCGAGTCCCGACTTCTCCGAACCAGTCGGCCAATCCGTCGACTCCCTGGGAGGCAGAGCCTGTGGAGGAGGAGTCGGGAGCCATGGGGGACGCAAACGCAGAGAACCTGTACATCATTG GTATGGAGTTGTTTGAGGAGGCCCTTCAGAAGTGGGAGCAGGCCCTGAACATCCGGCACCACACCCACTCCAATGCCTCCAAAGCCAGTACCAGCCTAGCCCTGGAGGGGGCAGCGGCCTGCCCCAACCTGCCCACG TCTGAATCACGTAACAAGGTCTTTGCCGAGAAGCTGGAGACCCTCCTGCACAGGGCCTACCACCTACAGGAGGACTTTGGTGCCACTATTCCCCCAGATAGCCTGCTGGCAGACTTTG AGAGTGAGGGAACACTCATCCTGCCAAACTTGGAGAGTAGAATGCGTGAAGACGATGCCACTACAATCACTTCTGACGATTCCTTCTTCTCAGCAGCAGAA TTGTTTGACAACCTATCTCTGGAGGTGTGTCAGCCTCTGAAGCCCGCTGCTCTTTACGACGAGGCTGTGTCACTGGTCCAGAACGGCAGCGTGCCCTGTCGAGAGCTCCG AACTGAGCTGCTAGAATGCTACGGTGACCAAGACTTCCTAGCCAAGCTCCACTGTGTGAGACAAGCCTTCCAG GTTTTGTTGTTGGACGAAACTCACCGGACGTTCTTCATGGAGACCGGCAAGCAGATGATCACAGGACTCATGACCAAGGCAAACAAG AGTCCCAAAGCCTTCCTGGAAACCTATGAGGACATGCTTCTCTACACCCAGAGAGAGGAGACCTGGCCAGTCAGCAGGATGGAACTGGAGGGGCGAGGG GTGGTGGTTATGAACTTCTTTGACATCGTGCTGGACTTCATCCTGATGGATGCCTTTGATGACCTGGAGAGCCCGCCCTCGTCCGTTGTGGCCGTGCTCAGGAACCGTTGGCTCTCTGACAGCTTCAAGGAGACG gcCCTGGCTACTGCGTGCTGGTCCGTTCTGAAGGCCAAGCGGCGTCTGTTGATGGTTCCAGACGGCTTCATCTCCCACTTCTACGCCATATCAGAACAGGTCAGCCCCGTCCTGGCCTTTGGCTTCCTGGGGCCCCGACAGCACCTCAGTGAGGTGTGCACTATCTTCAAG CAACAAATAGTGCAGTACCTGAAAGATATGTTTGACCACGACAAGGTGCGCTTCACCTCGGCCCAGTCGTTAGCCGAGGACATCCTGAGCCTGTCCCACCGCCGCAGTGACATCCTGCTGGGCTACCTTGGCATAGACAGCCTGCTGGAGCCCAATGGAGCCCTACCCCAAGGAGACACAGAACCGGGCCCCAGCCCCTCCAACCACCACTGA
- the miga2 gene encoding mitoguardin 2 isoform X1, translated as MSIRRAEGMSIAQALAMTVAEIPVFLYSTFGQSIFSQLKLSPSLKKVLFATALGSVALALTAHHMKRRGRKRKQATAVKDEQKQVGIPEALIRSGRPSSLRRGGPFPGRQMMSPSTRSNETMSGISSLAPSKHSSSSHSIASMRVPTSPNQSANPSTPWEAEPVEEESGAMGDANAENLYIIGMELFEEALQKWEQALNIRHHTHSNASKASTSLALEGAAACPNLPTVCHRTIALSTSESRNKVFAEKLETLLHRAYHLQEDFGATIPPDSLLADFESEGTLILPNLESRMREDDATTITSDDSFFSAAELFDNLSLEVCQPLKPAALYDEAVSLVQNGSVPCRELRTELLECYGDQDFLAKLHCVRQAFQVLLLDETHRTFFMETGKQMITGLMTKANKSPKAFLETYEDMLLYTQREETWPVSRMELEGRGVVVMNFFDIVLDFILMDAFDDLESPPSSVVAVLRNRWLSDSFKETALATACWSVLKAKRRLLMVPDGFISHFYAISEQVSPVLAFGFLGPRQHLSEVCTIFKQQIVQYLKDMFDHDKVRFTSAQSLAEDILSLSHRRSDILLGYLGIDSLLEPNGALPQGDTEPGPSPSNHH; from the exons ATGTCAATCAGAAGAGCAGAAGGGATGTCCATCGCCCAGGCCTTGGCCATGACTGTGGCCGAGATCCCCGTGTTTCTCTACTCCACCTTTGGGCAG TCCATATTCTCTCAGCTGAAGCTTTCTCCTAGTCTGAAGAAGGTGCTGTTCGCCACAGCTCTGGGGAGCGTAGCCCTGGCCCTCACCGCCCACCACATGAAGAGACGCGGCAGGAAACGGAAACAGGCAACAGCTGTGAAAGATGAGCAGAAGCAGGTGGGAATACCAGAGGCGTTGATCCGGTCAGGGAGACCGTCATCTCTGAGGAGAG GTGGTCCGTTTCCCGGGCGACAGATGATGAGCCCCAGCACACGGAGCAATGAAACCATGAGCGGCATCTCTTCACTGGCTCCCAGCAAACACTCAAGCTCCTCCCACAGCATAGCCTCT ATGCGAGTCCCGACTTCTCCGAACCAGTCGGCCAATCCGTCGACTCCCTGGGAGGCAGAGCCTGTGGAGGAGGAGTCGGGAGCCATGGGGGACGCAAACGCAGAGAACCTGTACATCATTG GTATGGAGTTGTTTGAGGAGGCCCTTCAGAAGTGGGAGCAGGCCCTGAACATCCGGCACCACACCCACTCCAATGCCTCCAAAGCCAGTACCAGCCTAGCCCTGGAGGGGGCAGCGGCCTGCCCCAACCTGCCCACGGTATGCCACAGAACTATCGCACTCTCAACG TCTGAATCACGTAACAAGGTCTTTGCCGAGAAGCTGGAGACCCTCCTGCACAGGGCCTACCACCTACAGGAGGACTTTGGTGCCACTATTCCCCCAGATAGCCTGCTGGCAGACTTTG AGAGTGAGGGAACACTCATCCTGCCAAACTTGGAGAGTAGAATGCGTGAAGACGATGCCACTACAATCACTTCTGACGATTCCTTCTTCTCAGCAGCAGAA TTGTTTGACAACCTATCTCTGGAGGTGTGTCAGCCTCTGAAGCCCGCTGCTCTTTACGACGAGGCTGTGTCACTGGTCCAGAACGGCAGCGTGCCCTGTCGAGAGCTCCG AACTGAGCTGCTAGAATGCTACGGTGACCAAGACTTCCTAGCCAAGCTCCACTGTGTGAGACAAGCCTTCCAG GTTTTGTTGTTGGACGAAACTCACCGGACGTTCTTCATGGAGACCGGCAAGCAGATGATCACAGGACTCATGACCAAGGCAAACAAG AGTCCCAAAGCCTTCCTGGAAACCTATGAGGACATGCTTCTCTACACCCAGAGAGAGGAGACCTGGCCAGTCAGCAGGATGGAACTGGAGGGGCGAGGG GTGGTGGTTATGAACTTCTTTGACATCGTGCTGGACTTCATCCTGATGGATGCCTTTGATGACCTGGAGAGCCCGCCCTCGTCCGTTGTGGCCGTGCTCAGGAACCGTTGGCTCTCTGACAGCTTCAAGGAGACG gcCCTGGCTACTGCGTGCTGGTCCGTTCTGAAGGCCAAGCGGCGTCTGTTGATGGTTCCAGACGGCTTCATCTCCCACTTCTACGCCATATCAGAACAGGTCAGCCCCGTCCTGGCCTTTGGCTTCCTGGGGCCCCGACAGCACCTCAGTGAGGTGTGCACTATCTTCAAG CAACAAATAGTGCAGTACCTGAAAGATATGTTTGACCACGACAAGGTGCGCTTCACCTCGGCCCAGTCGTTAGCCGAGGACATCCTGAGCCTGTCCCACCGCCGCAGTGACATCCTGCTGGGCTACCTTGGCATAGACAGCCTGCTGGAGCCCAATGGAGCCCTACCCCAAGGAGACACAGAACCGGGCCCCAGCCCCTCCAACCACCACTGA
- the dolpp1 gene encoding dolichyldiphosphatase 1 isoform X3 produces MASEEQCSVPLRWRSISLTHIEFPAGDLTGQVLAYTSLLPIAILVGFVTLIVFKRELHTISSFGGLVLNEGVNWLLKHILREPRPCEGAHTTLTTEYGMPSSHSQFIWFFVVYFFLFLYLRMHQTNNARCVELLWRHILSITLLGVALSVSYSRVYLLYHTWSQVFYGGVAGSTIGVVWFFFTQEADIRVLSSAGHEPDPQHPLV; encoded by the exons ATGGCGTCTGAAGAACAGTGCTCGGTACCACTTCGATGGCGGTCGATATCGCTAACCCACATAGAGTTCCCTGCTG GTGATCTGACTGGACAAGTGTTGGCCTACACCAGCCTGCTGCCCATAGCGATCCTCGTAGGCTTTGTCACCCTCATAGTGTTCAAGCGTGAACTGCACACG ATCTCCTCCTTCGGTGGGCTCGTCCTGAACGAAGGTGTGAATTGGCTGCTGAAGCATATTCTACGGGAGCCCCGCCCATGTGAAG GAGCTCACACAACCCTGACAACAGAGTATGGGATGCCCTCCAGTCATTCCCAGTTCATCTGGTTTTTTGTTGTTTACTTCTTTCTTTTCCTTTATTTAAG AATGCATCAAACGAACAACGCTCGGTGTGTGGAGCTGCTGTGGAGACACATACTGTCCATCACCTTGTTGGGCGTGGCCTTATCAGTGTCATACAGCAG GGTGTACCTGTTGTACCACACTTGGAGTCAGGTCTTCTATGGGGGAGTGGCCGGTAGCACCATAGGAGTAGTCTGGTTCTTCTTCACACAGGAG GCCGATATCAGAGTTCTTTCTAGTGCGGGACACGAGCCTGATCCCCAACATCCTTTGGTTTGA
- the dolpp1 gene encoding dolichyldiphosphatase 1 isoform X1: protein MASEEQCSVPLRWRSISLTHIEFPAGDLTGQVLAYTSLLPIAILVGFVTLIVFKRELHTISSFGGLVLNEGVNWLLKHILREPRPCEGAHTTLTTEYGMPSSHSQFIWFFVVYFFLFLYLRMHQTNNARCVELLWRHILSITLLGVALSVSYSRVYLLYHTWSQVFYGGVAGSTIGVVWFFFTQEVLTPLFPKIAAWPISEFFLVRDTSLIPNILWFEYTVTRSEARNRQRKLGTKLQ from the exons ATGGCGTCTGAAGAACAGTGCTCGGTACCACTTCGATGGCGGTCGATATCGCTAACCCACATAGAGTTCCCTGCTG GTGATCTGACTGGACAAGTGTTGGCCTACACCAGCCTGCTGCCCATAGCGATCCTCGTAGGCTTTGTCACCCTCATAGTGTTCAAGCGTGAACTGCACACG ATCTCCTCCTTCGGTGGGCTCGTCCTGAACGAAGGTGTGAATTGGCTGCTGAAGCATATTCTACGGGAGCCCCGCCCATGTGAAG GAGCTCACACAACCCTGACAACAGAGTATGGGATGCCCTCCAGTCATTCCCAGTTCATCTGGTTTTTTGTTGTTTACTTCTTTCTTTTCCTTTATTTAAG AATGCATCAAACGAACAACGCTCGGTGTGTGGAGCTGCTGTGGAGACACATACTGTCCATCACCTTGTTGGGCGTGGCCTTATCAGTGTCATACAGCAG GGTGTACCTGTTGTACCACACTTGGAGTCAGGTCTTCTATGGGGGAGTGGCCGGTAGCACCATAGGAGTAGTCTGGTTCTTCTTCACACAGGAGGTGCTTACACCGCTATTCCCCAAGATAGCAGCATG GCCGATATCAGAGTTCTTTCTAGTGCGGGACACGAGCCTGATCCCCAACATCCTTTGGTTTGAGTACACAGTGACCAGGTCAGAGGCGAG AAACAGACAACGGAAGCTTGGAACAAAGCTTCAGTGA
- the dolpp1 gene encoding dolichyldiphosphatase 1 isoform X2, giving the protein MASEEQCSVPLRWRSISLTHIEFPAGDLTGQVLAYTSLLPIAILVGFVTLIVFKRELHTISSFGGLVLNEGVNWLLKHILREPRPCEGAHTTLTTEYGMPSSHSQFIWFFVVYFFLFLYLRMHQTNNARCVELLWRHILSITLLGVALSVSYSRVYLLYHTWSQVFYGGVAGSTIGVVWFFFTQEVLTPLFPKIAACVSPFFILSHLSRHP; this is encoded by the exons ATGGCGTCTGAAGAACAGTGCTCGGTACCACTTCGATGGCGGTCGATATCGCTAACCCACATAGAGTTCCCTGCTG GTGATCTGACTGGACAAGTGTTGGCCTACACCAGCCTGCTGCCCATAGCGATCCTCGTAGGCTTTGTCACCCTCATAGTGTTCAAGCGTGAACTGCACACG ATCTCCTCCTTCGGTGGGCTCGTCCTGAACGAAGGTGTGAATTGGCTGCTGAAGCATATTCTACGGGAGCCCCGCCCATGTGAAG GAGCTCACACAACCCTGACAACAGAGTATGGGATGCCCTCCAGTCATTCCCAGTTCATCTGGTTTTTTGTTGTTTACTTCTTTCTTTTCCTTTATTTAAG AATGCATCAAACGAACAACGCTCGGTGTGTGGAGCTGCTGTGGAGACACATACTGTCCATCACCTTGTTGGGCGTGGCCTTATCAGTGTCATACAGCAG GGTGTACCTGTTGTACCACACTTGGAGTCAGGTCTTCTATGGGGGAGTGGCCGGTAGCACCATAGGAGTAGTCTGGTTCTTCTTCACACAGGAGGTGCTTACACCGCTATTCCCCAAGATAGCAGCATG TGTGtctccattttttattttgtccCACCTCTCTCGCCATCCTTGA